TACTTTATCTGAAGTAAACTTTGTTTATACAGGTATTGCAAATACTTCTATTACATTTGGTAAACAAGCACTTGCTACTCCATTTACAATGGCTAGAGATTCAATGGGTAATGAACAAACTGGTACTGGAGCATTAGCAGTTACAAACTTAGGACCAGTTACATTAGCAGCTGCATATTTCAACCAAACTAATTTAGGTGGCGGAAATAGTGATATTACAAAAACTTATGGTGAAATATCTGACCAATTAGATGTTAATGATGATAAAATTGGAGATATTACAGGTGATGAAAATGTAGTATTTGTTGGAGCTATGGCTTCATTTGCTGGAATTAATATAGATGCTTCATACATTGACTTACAAGATATTGCTGATGCATATACTGTAGGATTAGCAGCTTCTTATAATGTTGGTGATGTTAAGTTAAGTCCATATGTAAGATACTCTTCTTTAGATTTAGATGACACTTCAGCTGATAACAAATTATTTAAAGTTGGTATCAATGCACAAATGGGAATCTTTGATGCATTCTTAGCTTATGGTCATACTGATAAAGAAGGTGGTACTACTGCTTTAGATTATAGTGCTGATACTGGTATGGATCCACACTGGAGAGTTACTTTAACAGGTATTAATGATGCAGATGCAATATATGCTTCTATTGGTGCACAAGTATTACCTAAATTACATGTTGCATTAAAATACTCTGGAATTGATACTGGTTCAAAAACAACTGGTACAGGTGACCAAGAAGAGATTTATACAAAAATTACTTATGATATGAGTAAAAACTTCTCTACTTATTTACAATTCGGTCAATTCAC
This DNA window, taken from Arcobacter sp. CECT 8986, encodes the following:
- a CDS encoding porin; the protein is MKKFAKMSLVAAVAVAGLTTTSSAKALEDAIKNVDVSGVVTYRYNDYEDNYDDKNGDGNKEHFSKSSNNYKISLNLKSKVNEDVTANTRFIIGGQNSASEASLSTHNDGDGQLNVTLSEVNFVYTGIANTSITFGKQALATPFTMARDSMGNEQTGTGALAVTNLGPVTLAAAYFNQTNLGGGNSDITKTYGEISDQLDVNDDKIGDITGDENVVFVGAMASFAGINIDASYIDLQDIADAYTVGLAASYNVGDVKLSPYVRYSSLDLDDTSADNKLFKVGINAQMGIFDAFLAYGHTDKEGGTTALDYSADTGMDPHWRVTLTGINDADAIYASIGAQVLPKLHVALKYSGIDTGSKTTGTGDQEEIYTKITYDMSKNFSTYLQFGQFTKDKASGSTDKDVDSTIGRLNVQYSF